CTCTTCGATGAGGTCCTCGCCCCGGGCGTGGTGGACGATGACGTACTTCTCCTCCGCCTGCAGATAGCGGACGTCCTGGATCGCGATCAACCGCAGGCTGCCGCGCAGCCGCGCGCACAGGTGGGTGCGCAGCGGCGCGGCCGGCGCGAGGCTGGGGGTGCGCCCGGCCAGGTAGGTCGCCACGCGTTGCAGCGCGGCAGCAAGGCGCTCGGGGCGCACGGGTTTCATCAGGTAGTCCAGTGCGGCCGCATCGAAGGCCGACAGTGCGTGCTGGTCGTAGGCGGTGCAGAACACCACCGCCGGCGGTTGCGGGCGCTGGCGCAGCAGGCGCGCGGTTTCCAGGCCGTCGACCCCGGGCATGGCGATGTCCAGCAGCACCAGGTCCGGCTGCTGCTGCTCGCACAGCTGCAGGACCTGCTCGCCGTTCTCGGCCTCGCCCACCACCTGCACGTGCAGATGCTCGCCCAGCAGCAGGCGCAGGCGCTCACGTGCCAGTGGCTCGTCATCGGCGATCAGGACCCGCACTTGCGTGGCCGTCATGGACATCCCCCTCGCTGAAGTGATTCCCCCTCACTTCAACGGTAATGTGATCTCGCAGGCATAGTAGCCCTCCGACCAGCCGGCCGCCATCCGTGCCCCGGCACCGAATTGAAACGCCAACCGGTGCGAGATGCTGGCCTGGGCATGCCCGGCGCCCGCCACCACCAGCGGCGCCTGGGTGCCGGGCTGCGGGGCCGGATTGACGATACGGATCTGCAACTGGCTGCCTCGCTGCCGCAGCGACAGGTACAAGGTGCCGCCCTCGGGCATGCGCGACACCCCGTGCAGCACCGCGTTTTCCACCAGCGGCTGCAGCACCAGCCGCGGCATGGGCAACGCCCACGGCAGCGGTTCCTGCTTGTGCCAGCGCACCTGCAGACGATCGCCCAGGCGCAGCGATTCGATGGCCAGGTAACGCTCGGCCAGCTCGCATTCGGCGCGCAGCGTGGACACACCCTCGCCCGCCCCCAACGCGGCGCGGAACAGGTCCGACAGGTCCAGCACTGCCTGTTCGGCCACCACCGGGTCGCGCCGCAGCAGGCTGGCGATGAGGTTCATGCTGTTGAACAGGAAATGCGGGCGGATGCGCGCCTGCAGCGCATCGGCTTCGGCGCGGGCGTTGGCCTGCACCTGCGCCTCCCAACGATCGCTGACGTAGAAATAGCGCAGCGCCAGCGCGGTGATCAGCACCACCGTGGCTGCACTGCCGAGCGTAAAACGCCAGAACCCGACCAGCGGGCCGAGCGGGGCCTGGTCGAGCACCGCGTACAGGCCATGCACGATGCCAGCACCCAGCATGGCGACCACTGCGGCGATCGACAACGCAGCCAGCCCGCCCAGCCGTGGCGGCAGCCGCGACAAGGACGGCCGCAGCACGCACAGCAGCACGCTCACCGCCAGGGCCAGCCACAGCGCCAGGCCGCTGGCCGACACGAAGCGCGACAGCGTCAGGCTACGCGCAGCGCCGGCTTCGGGCACCAGGGTCACCACCAGCACCACCAGCTCGGCCAGGCCGAGCATCGCGCCCAGGCGTGGCAGCCGGCACAGGTCCGGCATCCAGGCGATCTGCGGCGCGGTGTGGGCCATGGCTCAGACGGCGGTGAAGCGCGCCTGCATCCAGTCGCGCAGGGCGTCGATCTCTTCCACGCAGACCTGGTGGCCCATCGGGTAGCTATGCCATTCCAGCGTGAACCCCAGTGCCTGCAGGGCCTGCGCACTCTGTTCGCCGGCGCGGTAAGGCACCACCGGGTCGGCGCTGCCATGCGCCATGAACAGTGGTTGCGCCAGCGCGCCCGGCTGCAGTTGGCTGGCAGCGGCGGCCGGATCGGGCAGATAGGTGGACATGGCGATCAACCCGGCCAACGGTACGCGGCGCTGCAGGCCCACCGCCAGGGTGACGGCGCCGCCTTGCGAGAAGCCGGCCAGCAGGATGCGGTCGGGCGCAATGCCGCGCGCCTGTTCGTTGGCAATCAAGGCCTCGACCTGGGCCACCGACTCGGCGATGCCGACCTTGTCCGCGCGCTGGGCA
The nucleotide sequence above comes from Xanthomonas campestris pv. campestris str. ATCC 33913. Encoded proteins:
- a CDS encoding sensor histidine kinase, with the protein product MAHTAPQIAWMPDLCRLPRLGAMLGLAELVVLVVTLVPEAGAARSLTLSRFVSASGLALWLALAVSVLLCVLRPSLSRLPPRLGGLAALSIAAVVAMLGAGIVHGLYAVLDQAPLGPLVGFWRFTLGSAATVVLITALALRYFYVSDRWEAQVQANARAEADALQARIRPHFLFNSMNLIASLLRRDPVVAEQAVLDLSDLFRAALGAGEGVSTLRAECELAERYLAIESLRLGDRLQVRWHKQEPLPWALPMPRLVLQPLVENAVLHGVSRMPEGGTLYLSLRQRGSQLQIRIVNPAPQPGTQAPLVVAGAGHAQASISHRLAFQFGAGARMAAGWSEGYYACEITLPLK
- a CDS encoding LytR/AlgR family response regulator transcription factor gives rise to the protein MTATQVRVLIADDEPLARERLRLLLGEHLHVQVVGEAENGEQVLQLCEQQQPDLVLLDIAMPGVDGLETARLLRQRPQPPAVVFCTAYDQHALSAFDAAALDYLMKPVRPERLAAALQRVATYLAGRTPSLAPAAPLRTHLCARLRGSLRLIAIQDVRYLQAEEKYVIVHHARGEDLIEESLKSLEDEFAERLVRIHRNCLVAREELVELRRSGDGQVHAVLRNVPQTLEVSRRCVASLREQLRQV
- a CDS encoding alpha/beta hydrolase produces the protein MMLDVIERETGPNPQWAVIWLHGLGADGSDFAPMVPELVRPQWPALRFVFPHAPIRPITINNGVRMRGWYDIVGMDFAQRADKVGIAESVAQVEALIANEQARGIAPDRILLAGFSQGGAVTLAVGLQRRVPLAGLIAMSTYLPDPAAAASQLQPGALAQPLFMAHGSADPVVPYRAGEQSAQALQALGFTLEWHSYPMGHQVCVEEIDALRDWMQARFTAV